The genomic stretch AACGACGAGACCAATGCGCGCAATTTTCCCGGGTTGAATTTCAACCGCGAGGAGATGCGCGATTCGATCGCCCATGCGCACCAAAACAACGTCAAGGTGCTGGTGGCGATCAACACCTTCGCCCGCGCCGGCAATGTCGCATTGTGGCACCGCGCGGTCGATGACGCGGTCGACTGCGAGGCCGACGCGCTGATCGTCGCCGATGTCGGCGTGATGGATTATGTGGCGCGGATCCATCCGCAGCAGCGCCTGCACGTTTCGGTGCAGGCCGCCGCCGCCAATCCGGATTCGATCAAGTTCTATATCGAGGCGTTCGGCGCCAAGCGCGTGGTGCTGCCGCGGGTGCTCAGCGTGCAGGAGATCGCGGCGATCACCAAGGAGGTCGATTGCGAGACCGAAGTGTTCATCTTCGGCGGGCTGTGCGTGATGGAGGAGGGCCGCTGCTCGCTGTCATCCTACGCCACCGGCAAGTCGCCGAACATGGACGGGGTGTGCTCGCCGGCGGGCGCGATCCAGTATCGCGAGGAGAACGGCGCGCTGATCTCGCGGCTCGGCGATTTCACCATCAACAAATTCGCCAAGGGCGAAGCCGCGGCCTATCCGACCTTGTGCAAGGGCCGCTACCAGACCGATGAAGGCTGCGGCTATCTGTTCGAGGATCCGTCCAGCCTCGACGCCACCACGATGCTGCCGGAGCTGCGCAAGGCCAAGGTGTCGGCGCTGAAGATCGAGGGCCGGCAACGCGGCCGCGCCTATATCGAGCGCGTGGTCAAGACCTTCCGCAATGCGCTGACCGCGCTGGACGAGGGCCGGCCGATTCCGGCGGACGAACTCAACGGCCTCAGCGAAGGTCAGTCGACCACGGTCGGGGCCTACAAGAAGACGTGGCGATAAGAGGCTTGGCGATAAGAGGCTTGGCCTGAGAATTTCGAAGGGCAACGGTCAATGAAGACGCGGCCTTCAAGTTCGTCATTGCGAGCGAAGCGAAGCAATCCAGGGGCTCCGTGCTCGGCGCCCTTGCTTCGTCGCTACGCTCCTCGCAATGACGAGCTC from Rhodopseudomonas sp. BAL398 encodes the following:
- a CDS encoding peptidase U32 family protein → MELICPAGTPAAMHDAVGAGADAVYCGFNDETNARNFPGLNFNREEMRDSIAHAHQNNVKVLVAINTFARAGNVALWHRAVDDAVDCEADALIVADVGVMDYVARIHPQQRLHVSVQAAAANPDSIKFYIEAFGAKRVVLPRVLSVQEIAAITKEVDCETEVFIFGGLCVMEEGRCSLSSYATGKSPNMDGVCSPAGAIQYREENGALISRLGDFTINKFAKGEAAAYPTLCKGRYQTDEGCGYLFEDPSSLDATTMLPELRKAKVSALKIEGRQRGRAYIERVVKTFRNALTALDEGRPIPADELNGLSEGQSTTVGAYKKTWR